The following are from one region of the Bradyrhizobium septentrionale genome:
- a CDS encoding thermonuclease family protein, which translates to MLPRDTAWRRRLRAVTMTFCALAIGACIGRAEAAGCSFESQGEGRVTAVIDARGFRLDDGREVKLAGIEAADRTKAAATLSALLLGRDVTLRGQDDTPDRYGRQPAYAFLEGQEMPVQGELLRRGLALVSSEIADKDCAAALMAAEAEARTARSGTWAESGVIKNAESSDDILTGIGRFTVVEGRVLSVRQAGATTYLNFGRNWTRDFAATISRRIVPAFEAAGLAPKSLENRRIRVRGWVEARRGPRIELLRVGQLEVLGGN; encoded by the coding sequence TGCGGGCGGTGACGATGACATTTTGCGCCCTCGCGATCGGCGCCTGCATCGGACGCGCCGAGGCGGCCGGATGCAGTTTCGAGAGCCAGGGCGAGGGCCGTGTTACCGCAGTAATCGACGCGCGCGGCTTTCGGCTCGACGACGGGCGTGAGGTCAAGCTTGCCGGCATCGAGGCGGCGGACAGGACGAAGGCCGCCGCCACGCTGTCGGCGCTGTTGCTCGGCCGCGACGTGACGCTGCGCGGACAGGACGACACGCCGGACCGCTATGGCCGGCAGCCGGCCTATGCTTTCCTCGAAGGCCAAGAGATGCCCGTGCAGGGTGAATTGCTGCGCCGTGGCCTCGCTCTGGTGTCTTCAGAGATCGCCGACAAGGACTGCGCCGCGGCCCTGATGGCGGCGGAGGCCGAGGCGAGGACCGCCCGATCGGGAACCTGGGCCGAGTCCGGCGTCATAAAAAACGCCGAAAGTTCCGACGATATTTTGACCGGGATCGGGCGTTTTACAGTGGTCGAGGGCAGGGTTTTGTCCGTGCGTCAGGCTGGCGCGACGACCTATCTGAATTTCGGCCGAAACTGGACTCGGGACTTTGCTGCGACTATTTCAAGGCGCATAGTCCCTGCGTTCGAGGCGGCGGGGCTTGCGCCCAAGTCTCTGGAAAATCGTAGGATTCGTGTGCGAGGCTGGGTGGAAGCACGACGTGGGCCGCGAATCGAATTGCTCCGGGTGGGGCAGCTTGAAGTGCTCGGCGGGAACTAG